A genomic region of Columba livia isolate bColLiv1 breed racing homer chromosome 12, bColLiv1.pat.W.v2, whole genome shotgun sequence contains the following coding sequences:
- the LOC102096347 gene encoding endothelial cell-selective adhesion molecule isoform X5 translates to MLMRHPMELLGTSWVLLAGLLVPLSQAAEAVGPLERKAAAVGSSVLLPGPGNVTHIYFTQWEYFNGTSSRTILQYYRGSHSPAIHAPYTGRAIFHPFNGSLLLEDVQESDSGTYKVTVNVGDKESLKILLEVLKPVSRPQLRTSALMAQASGEVFCKVAEGRVDTIAWKKDRQPLPPDRGFRLSNSLSILYLRPAKKSDCGSYSCNASNGISWQETSLNITIAGLSPPLQDVLRIAVVAVVFAAVSGWGIIFPVCQSEKLRIRGELWRWLSAYTCGLVCIASILAGTAGILWMREEGPSIAIILPEIALTYVMVVTFLVSATVTFQPTKFIQLRSKTAQRTMGYAAPGGVVSVVLTTSFLIKNIHNRHEEGCTEFVDVTTLAVSTAAVSALPLLAILLCYLAFYRSHDSGMAEGTRVRVGGQGKVL, encoded by the exons ATGCTGATGCGCCATCCCATGGAGCTACTGGGGACCAGCTGGGTGCTCCTTGCAG GGCTGCTGGTGCCTTTGTCACAGGCTGCAGAAGCAGTGGGACCCCTTGAGAGAAAAGCTGCCGCTGTGGGATCCtcagtgctgcttcctgggCCGGGTAACGTCACACACATCTACTTCACACAGTGGGAGTACTTCAATGGCACCAGCTCCCGCACCATCCTGCAGTACTACAGGGGTTCTCACAGCCCAGCCATTCATGCACCCTACACAGGACGAGCCATTTTCCATCCATTCAATGGATCTCTCTTGCTGGAGGACGTCCAGGAAAGCGACAGTGGCACCTACAAAGTGACTGTCAACGTGGGAGACAAGGAGAGCCTGAAAATCCTGCTGGAAGTCCTTA AGCCTGTGTCCCGCCCCCAGCTCCGAACCAGTGCTCTCATGGCCCAGGCCAGCGGTGAGGTGTTCTGCAAGGTGGCAGAGGGCAGGGTGGACACCATCGCCTGGAAGAAGGACAGGCAGCCTCTTCCCCCGGACAGAGGTTTTCGCCTCTCCAACAGCCTCAGCATTTTGTACCTGAGGCCAGCGAAGAAGTCAGACTGCGGCTCCTACTCCTGCAATGCCAGCAATGGGATAAGCTGGCAAGAAACCTCCCTGAACATCACCATTGCAG gtCTTTCCCCTCCCTTGCAGGATGTACTGAGGATTGCGGTGGTTGCTGTGGTCTTCGCTGCCGTCTCAGGATGGGGAATAATATTTCCTGTCTGCCAGTCTGAAAAGCTGAGAATAA GGGGGGAGCTGTGGAGGTGGCTGAGTGCCTACACCTGCGGGCTGGTGTGCATCGCCTCCATCCTGGCAGGCACCGCCGGGATCCTCTGGATGCGGGAGGAAG gtCCTTCAATTGCAATCATATTGCCAGAGATTGCCCTTACGTACGTGATGGTGGTAACCTTCCTGGTCTCTGCCACCGTGACCTTCCAGCCTACGAAGTTCATCCAACTCAGATCCAAAACAG CACAGCGCACGATGGGCTACGCTGCTCCCGGAGGAGTGGTTTCGGTGGTGCTGACAACCAGCTTCCTCATAAAGAACATCCACAATCGCCATG aagaaggatgCACAGAGTTCGTGGACGTGACCACCCTCGCGGTCAGCACTGCAGCTGTGTCGGCCCTCCCACTCCTTGCGATCTTACTCTGCT ATTTGGCCTTTTACAGATCACACGACTCAGGGATGGCTGAAGGGACACGAGTCCGAGTGGGTGGACAAGGCAAG GTCCTTTGA
- the LOC102096347 gene encoding uncharacterized protein LOC102096347 isoform X7 → MLMRHPMELLGTSWVLLAGLLVPLSQAAEAVGPLERKAAAVGSSVLLPGPGRAIFHPFNGSLLLEDVQESDSGTYKVTVNVGDKESLKILLEVLKPVSRPQLRTSALMAQASGEVFCKVAEGRVDTIAWKKDRQPLPPDRGFRLSNSLSILYLRPAKKSDCGSYSCNASNGISWQETSLNITIAGLSPPLQDVLRIAVVAVVFAAVSGWGIIFPVCQSEKLRIRGELWRWLSAYTCGLVCIASILAGTAGILWMREEGPSIAIILPEIALTYVMVVTFLVSATVTFQPTKFIQLRSKTAQRTMGYAAPGGVVSVVLTTSFLIKNIHNRHEEGCTEFVDVTTLAVSTAAVSALPLLAILLCCPLKCLSPAARMPFPCLRGQLGCSLVGRVSSIFLPGLVGRGFSISPSLSLCNTCNKWQLN, encoded by the exons ATGCTGATGCGCCATCCCATGGAGCTACTGGGGACCAGCTGGGTGCTCCTTGCAG GGCTGCTGGTGCCTTTGTCACAGGCTGCAGAAGCAGTGGGACCCCTTGAGAGAAAAGCTGCCGCTGTGGGATCCtcagtgctgcttcctgggCCGG GACGAGCCATTTTCCATCCATTCAATGGATCTCTCTTGCTGGAGGACGTCCAGGAAAGCGACAGTGGCACCTACAAAGTGACTGTCAACGTGGGAGACAAGGAGAGCCTGAAAATCCTGCTGGAAGTCCTTA AGCCTGTGTCCCGCCCCCAGCTCCGAACCAGTGCTCTCATGGCCCAGGCCAGCGGTGAGGTGTTCTGCAAGGTGGCAGAGGGCAGGGTGGACACCATCGCCTGGAAGAAGGACAGGCAGCCTCTTCCCCCGGACAGAGGTTTTCGCCTCTCCAACAGCCTCAGCATTTTGTACCTGAGGCCAGCGAAGAAGTCAGACTGCGGCTCCTACTCCTGCAATGCCAGCAATGGGATAAGCTGGCAAGAAACCTCCCTGAACATCACCATTGCAG gtCTTTCCCCTCCCTTGCAGGATGTACTGAGGATTGCGGTGGTTGCTGTGGTCTTCGCTGCCGTCTCAGGATGGGGAATAATATTTCCTGTCTGCCAGTCTGAAAAGCTGAGAATAA GGGGGGAGCTGTGGAGGTGGCTGAGTGCCTACACCTGCGGGCTGGTGTGCATCGCCTCCATCCTGGCAGGCACCGCCGGGATCCTCTGGATGCGGGAGGAAG gtCCTTCAATTGCAATCATATTGCCAGAGATTGCCCTTACGTACGTGATGGTGGTAACCTTCCTGGTCTCTGCCACCGTGACCTTCCAGCCTACGAAGTTCATCCAACTCAGATCCAAAACAG CACAGCGCACGATGGGCTACGCTGCTCCCGGAGGAGTGGTTTCGGTGGTGCTGACAACCAGCTTCCTCATAAAGAACATCCACAATCGCCATG aagaaggatgCACAGAGTTCGTGGACGTGACCACCCTCGCGGTCAGCACTGCAGCTGTGTCGGCCCTCCCACTCCTTGCGATCTTACTCTGCT GTCCTTTGAAATGTCTCAGCCCAGCAGCAAGGATGCCATTTCCATGTCTTAGAGGTCAACTGGGGTGTTCCTTGGTTGGCAGAGTCAGCTCAATCTTTCTCCCAGGTTTGGTGGGTCGAGGGTTCTCAATTTCACCCAGTTTGAGCCTCTGCAATACCTGTAATAAATGGCAACTCAATTAA
- the LOC102096347 gene encoding uncharacterized protein LOC102096347 isoform X9 yields MLMRHPMELLGTSWVLLAGLLVPLSQAAEAVGPLERKAAAVGSSVLLPGPGNVTHIYFTQWEYFNGTSSRTILQYYRGSHSPAIHAPYTGRAIFHPFNGSLLLEDVQESDSGTYKVTVNVGDKESLKILLEVLSLSPPLQDVLRIAVVAVVFAAVSGWGIIFPVCQSEKLRIRGELWRWLSAYTCGLVCIASILAGTAGILWMREEGPSIAIILPEIALTYVMVVTFLVSATVTFQPTKFIQLRSKTAQRTMGYAAPGGVVSVVLTTSFLIKNIHNRHEEGCTEFVDVTTLAVSTAAVSALPLLAILLCCPLKCLSPAARMPFPCLRGQLGCSLVGRVSSIFLPGLVGRGFSISPSLSLCNTCNKWQLN; encoded by the exons ATGCTGATGCGCCATCCCATGGAGCTACTGGGGACCAGCTGGGTGCTCCTTGCAG GGCTGCTGGTGCCTTTGTCACAGGCTGCAGAAGCAGTGGGACCCCTTGAGAGAAAAGCTGCCGCTGTGGGATCCtcagtgctgcttcctgggCCGGGTAACGTCACACACATCTACTTCACACAGTGGGAGTACTTCAATGGCACCAGCTCCCGCACCATCCTGCAGTACTACAGGGGTTCTCACAGCCCAGCCATTCATGCACCCTACACAGGACGAGCCATTTTCCATCCATTCAATGGATCTCTCTTGCTGGAGGACGTCCAGGAAAGCGACAGTGGCACCTACAAAGTGACTGTCAACGTGGGAGACAAGGAGAGCCTGAAAATCCTGCTGGAAGTCCTTA gtCTTTCCCCTCCCTTGCAGGATGTACTGAGGATTGCGGTGGTTGCTGTGGTCTTCGCTGCCGTCTCAGGATGGGGAATAATATTTCCTGTCTGCCAGTCTGAAAAGCTGAGAATAA GGGGGGAGCTGTGGAGGTGGCTGAGTGCCTACACCTGCGGGCTGGTGTGCATCGCCTCCATCCTGGCAGGCACCGCCGGGATCCTCTGGATGCGGGAGGAAG gtCCTTCAATTGCAATCATATTGCCAGAGATTGCCCTTACGTACGTGATGGTGGTAACCTTCCTGGTCTCTGCCACCGTGACCTTCCAGCCTACGAAGTTCATCCAACTCAGATCCAAAACAG CACAGCGCACGATGGGCTACGCTGCTCCCGGAGGAGTGGTTTCGGTGGTGCTGACAACCAGCTTCCTCATAAAGAACATCCACAATCGCCATG aagaaggatgCACAGAGTTCGTGGACGTGACCACCCTCGCGGTCAGCACTGCAGCTGTGTCGGCCCTCCCACTCCTTGCGATCTTACTCTGCT GTCCTTTGAAATGTCTCAGCCCAGCAGCAAGGATGCCATTTCCATGTCTTAGAGGTCAACTGGGGTGTTCCTTGGTTGGCAGAGTCAGCTCAATCTTTCTCCCAGGTTTGGTGGGTCGAGGGTTCTCAATTTCACCCAGTTTGAGCCTCTGCAATACCTGTAATAAATGGCAACTCAATTAA
- the LOC102096347 gene encoding endothelial cell-selective adhesion molecule isoform X6, whose product MLMRHPMELLGTSWVLLAGLLVPLSQAAEAVGPLERKAAAVGSSVLLPGPGNVTHIYFTQWEYFNGTSSRTILQYYRGSHSPAIHAPYTGRAIFHPFNGSLLLEDVQESDSGTYKVTVNVGDKESLKILLEVLKPVSRPQLRTSALMAQASGEVFCKVAEGRVDTIAWKKDRQPLPPDRGFRLSNSLSILYLRPAKKSDCGSYSCNASNGISWQETSLNITIAGLSPPLQDVLRIAVVAVVFAAVSGWGIIFPVCQSEKLRISPSIAIILPEIALTYVMVVTFLVSATVTFQPTKFIQLRSKTAQRTMGYAAPGGVVSVVLTTSFLIKNIHNRHEEGCTEFVDVTTLAVSTAAVSALPLLAILLCCPLKCLSPAARMPFPCLRGQLGCSLVGRVSSIFLPGLVGRGFSISPSLSLCNTCNKWQLN is encoded by the exons ATGCTGATGCGCCATCCCATGGAGCTACTGGGGACCAGCTGGGTGCTCCTTGCAG GGCTGCTGGTGCCTTTGTCACAGGCTGCAGAAGCAGTGGGACCCCTTGAGAGAAAAGCTGCCGCTGTGGGATCCtcagtgctgcttcctgggCCGGGTAACGTCACACACATCTACTTCACACAGTGGGAGTACTTCAATGGCACCAGCTCCCGCACCATCCTGCAGTACTACAGGGGTTCTCACAGCCCAGCCATTCATGCACCCTACACAGGACGAGCCATTTTCCATCCATTCAATGGATCTCTCTTGCTGGAGGACGTCCAGGAAAGCGACAGTGGCACCTACAAAGTGACTGTCAACGTGGGAGACAAGGAGAGCCTGAAAATCCTGCTGGAAGTCCTTA AGCCTGTGTCCCGCCCCCAGCTCCGAACCAGTGCTCTCATGGCCCAGGCCAGCGGTGAGGTGTTCTGCAAGGTGGCAGAGGGCAGGGTGGACACCATCGCCTGGAAGAAGGACAGGCAGCCTCTTCCCCCGGACAGAGGTTTTCGCCTCTCCAACAGCCTCAGCATTTTGTACCTGAGGCCAGCGAAGAAGTCAGACTGCGGCTCCTACTCCTGCAATGCCAGCAATGGGATAAGCTGGCAAGAAACCTCCCTGAACATCACCATTGCAG gtCTTTCCCCTCCCTTGCAGGATGTACTGAGGATTGCGGTGGTTGCTGTGGTCTTCGCTGCCGTCTCAGGATGGGGAATAATATTTCCTGTCTGCCAGTCTGAAAAGCTGAGAATAA gtCCTTCAATTGCAATCATATTGCCAGAGATTGCCCTTACGTACGTGATGGTGGTAACCTTCCTGGTCTCTGCCACCGTGACCTTCCAGCCTACGAAGTTCATCCAACTCAGATCCAAAACAG CACAGCGCACGATGGGCTACGCTGCTCCCGGAGGAGTGGTTTCGGTGGTGCTGACAACCAGCTTCCTCATAAAGAACATCCACAATCGCCATG aagaaggatgCACAGAGTTCGTGGACGTGACCACCCTCGCGGTCAGCACTGCAGCTGTGTCGGCCCTCCCACTCCTTGCGATCTTACTCTGCT GTCCTTTGAAATGTCTCAGCCCAGCAGCAAGGATGCCATTTCCATGTCTTAGAGGTCAACTGGGGTGTTCCTTGGTTGGCAGAGTCAGCTCAATCTTTCTCCCAGGTTTGGTGGGTCGAGGGTTCTCAATTTCACCCAGTTTGAGCCTCTGCAATACCTGTAATAAATGGCAACTCAATTAA
- the LOC102096347 gene encoding uncharacterized protein LOC102096347 isoform X1: MLMRHPMELLGTSWVLLAGLLVPLSQAAEAVGPLERKAAAVGSSVLLPGPGNVTHIYFTQWEYFNGTSSRTILQYYRGSHSPAIHAPYTGRAIFHPFNGSLLLEDVQESDSGTYKVTVNVGDKESLKILLEVLKPVSRPQLRTSALMAQASGEVFCKVAEGRVDTIAWKKDRQPLPPDRGFRLSNSLSILYLRPAKKSDCGSYSCNASNGISWQETSLNITIAGLSPPLQDVLRIAVVAVVFAAVSGWGIIFPVCQSEKLRIRGELWRWLSAYTCGLVCIASILAGTAGILWMREEGPSIAIILPEIALTYVMVVTFLVSATVTFQPTKFIQLRSKTAQRTMGYAAPGGVVSVVLTTSFLIKNIHNRHEEGCTEFVDVTTLAVSTAAVSALPLLAILLCCPLKCLSPAARMPFPCLRGQLGCSLVGRVSSIFLPGLVGRGFSISPSLSLCNTCNKWQLN; encoded by the exons ATGCTGATGCGCCATCCCATGGAGCTACTGGGGACCAGCTGGGTGCTCCTTGCAG GGCTGCTGGTGCCTTTGTCACAGGCTGCAGAAGCAGTGGGACCCCTTGAGAGAAAAGCTGCCGCTGTGGGATCCtcagtgctgcttcctgggCCGGGTAACGTCACACACATCTACTTCACACAGTGGGAGTACTTCAATGGCACCAGCTCCCGCACCATCCTGCAGTACTACAGGGGTTCTCACAGCCCAGCCATTCATGCACCCTACACAGGACGAGCCATTTTCCATCCATTCAATGGATCTCTCTTGCTGGAGGACGTCCAGGAAAGCGACAGTGGCACCTACAAAGTGACTGTCAACGTGGGAGACAAGGAGAGCCTGAAAATCCTGCTGGAAGTCCTTA AGCCTGTGTCCCGCCCCCAGCTCCGAACCAGTGCTCTCATGGCCCAGGCCAGCGGTGAGGTGTTCTGCAAGGTGGCAGAGGGCAGGGTGGACACCATCGCCTGGAAGAAGGACAGGCAGCCTCTTCCCCCGGACAGAGGTTTTCGCCTCTCCAACAGCCTCAGCATTTTGTACCTGAGGCCAGCGAAGAAGTCAGACTGCGGCTCCTACTCCTGCAATGCCAGCAATGGGATAAGCTGGCAAGAAACCTCCCTGAACATCACCATTGCAG gtCTTTCCCCTCCCTTGCAGGATGTACTGAGGATTGCGGTGGTTGCTGTGGTCTTCGCTGCCGTCTCAGGATGGGGAATAATATTTCCTGTCTGCCAGTCTGAAAAGCTGAGAATAA GGGGGGAGCTGTGGAGGTGGCTGAGTGCCTACACCTGCGGGCTGGTGTGCATCGCCTCCATCCTGGCAGGCACCGCCGGGATCCTCTGGATGCGGGAGGAAG gtCCTTCAATTGCAATCATATTGCCAGAGATTGCCCTTACGTACGTGATGGTGGTAACCTTCCTGGTCTCTGCCACCGTGACCTTCCAGCCTACGAAGTTCATCCAACTCAGATCCAAAACAG CACAGCGCACGATGGGCTACGCTGCTCCCGGAGGAGTGGTTTCGGTGGTGCTGACAACCAGCTTCCTCATAAAGAACATCCACAATCGCCATG aagaaggatgCACAGAGTTCGTGGACGTGACCACCCTCGCGGTCAGCACTGCAGCTGTGTCGGCCCTCCCACTCCTTGCGATCTTACTCTGCT GTCCTTTGAAATGTCTCAGCCCAGCAGCAAGGATGCCATTTCCATGTCTTAGAGGTCAACTGGGGTGTTCCTTGGTTGGCAGAGTCAGCTCAATCTTTCTCCCAGGTTTGGTGGGTCGAGGGTTCTCAATTTCACCCAGTTTGAGCCTCTGCAATACCTGTAATAAATGGCAACTCAATTAA
- the LOC102096347 gene encoding uncharacterized protein LOC102096347 isoform X2: METPLASPPRWLLVPLSQAAEAVGPLERKAAAVGSSVLLPGPGNVTHIYFTQWEYFNGTSSRTILQYYRGSHSPAIHAPYTGRAIFHPFNGSLLLEDVQESDSGTYKVTVNVGDKESLKILLEVLKPVSRPQLRTSALMAQASGEVFCKVAEGRVDTIAWKKDRQPLPPDRGFRLSNSLSILYLRPAKKSDCGSYSCNASNGISWQETSLNITIAGLSPPLQDVLRIAVVAVVFAAVSGWGIIFPVCQSEKLRIRGELWRWLSAYTCGLVCIASILAGTAGILWMREEGPSIAIILPEIALTYVMVVTFLVSATVTFQPTKFIQLRSKTAQRTMGYAAPGGVVSVVLTTSFLIKNIHNRHEEGCTEFVDVTTLAVSTAAVSALPLLAILLCCPLKCLSPAARMPFPCLRGQLGCSLVGRVSSIFLPGLVGRGFSISPSLSLCNTCNKWQLN; this comes from the exons atggagactccgcttgcctcgccgccacggt GGCTGCTGGTGCCTTTGTCACAGGCTGCAGAAGCAGTGGGACCCCTTGAGAGAAAAGCTGCCGCTGTGGGATCCtcagtgctgcttcctgggCCGGGTAACGTCACACACATCTACTTCACACAGTGGGAGTACTTCAATGGCACCAGCTCCCGCACCATCCTGCAGTACTACAGGGGTTCTCACAGCCCAGCCATTCATGCACCCTACACAGGACGAGCCATTTTCCATCCATTCAATGGATCTCTCTTGCTGGAGGACGTCCAGGAAAGCGACAGTGGCACCTACAAAGTGACTGTCAACGTGGGAGACAAGGAGAGCCTGAAAATCCTGCTGGAAGTCCTTA AGCCTGTGTCCCGCCCCCAGCTCCGAACCAGTGCTCTCATGGCCCAGGCCAGCGGTGAGGTGTTCTGCAAGGTGGCAGAGGGCAGGGTGGACACCATCGCCTGGAAGAAGGACAGGCAGCCTCTTCCCCCGGACAGAGGTTTTCGCCTCTCCAACAGCCTCAGCATTTTGTACCTGAGGCCAGCGAAGAAGTCAGACTGCGGCTCCTACTCCTGCAATGCCAGCAATGGGATAAGCTGGCAAGAAACCTCCCTGAACATCACCATTGCAG gtCTTTCCCCTCCCTTGCAGGATGTACTGAGGATTGCGGTGGTTGCTGTGGTCTTCGCTGCCGTCTCAGGATGGGGAATAATATTTCCTGTCTGCCAGTCTGAAAAGCTGAGAATAA GGGGGGAGCTGTGGAGGTGGCTGAGTGCCTACACCTGCGGGCTGGTGTGCATCGCCTCCATCCTGGCAGGCACCGCCGGGATCCTCTGGATGCGGGAGGAAG gtCCTTCAATTGCAATCATATTGCCAGAGATTGCCCTTACGTACGTGATGGTGGTAACCTTCCTGGTCTCTGCCACCGTGACCTTCCAGCCTACGAAGTTCATCCAACTCAGATCCAAAACAG CACAGCGCACGATGGGCTACGCTGCTCCCGGAGGAGTGGTTTCGGTGGTGCTGACAACCAGCTTCCTCATAAAGAACATCCACAATCGCCATG aagaaggatgCACAGAGTTCGTGGACGTGACCACCCTCGCGGTCAGCACTGCAGCTGTGTCGGCCCTCCCACTCCTTGCGATCTTACTCTGCT GTCCTTTGAAATGTCTCAGCCCAGCAGCAAGGATGCCATTTCCATGTCTTAGAGGTCAACTGGGGTGTTCCTTGGTTGGCAGAGTCAGCTCAATCTTTCTCCCAGGTTTGGTGGGTCGAGGGTTCTCAATTTCACCCAGTTTGAGCCTCTGCAATACCTGTAATAAATGGCAACTCAATTAA
- the LOC102096347 gene encoding uncharacterized protein LOC102096347 isoform X3 — translation MLMRHPMELLGTSWVLLAGLLVPLSQAAEAVGPLERKAAAVGSSVLLPGPGNVTHIYFTQWEYFNGTSSRTILQYYRGSHSPAIHAPYTGRAIFHPFNGSLLLEDVQESDSGTYKVTVNVGDKESLKILLEVLKPVSRPQLRTSALMAQASGEVFCKVAEGRVDTIAWKKDRQPLPPDRGFRLSNSLSILYLRPAKKSDCGSYSCNASNGISWQETSLNITIAGLSPPLQDVLRIAVVAVVFAAVSGWGIIFPVCQSEKLRIRGELWRWLSAYTCGLVCIASILAGTAGILWMREEGPSIAIILPEIALTYVMVVTFLVSATVTFQPTKFIQLRSKTAQRTMGYAAPGGVVSVVLTTSFLIKNIHNRHEEGCTEFVDVTTLAVSTAAVSALPLLAILLCLNTRHHPQSTTPCTMCLVTLMCFLLTPWNRFGLLQITRLRDG, via the exons ATGCTGATGCGCCATCCCATGGAGCTACTGGGGACCAGCTGGGTGCTCCTTGCAG GGCTGCTGGTGCCTTTGTCACAGGCTGCAGAAGCAGTGGGACCCCTTGAGAGAAAAGCTGCCGCTGTGGGATCCtcagtgctgcttcctgggCCGGGTAACGTCACACACATCTACTTCACACAGTGGGAGTACTTCAATGGCACCAGCTCCCGCACCATCCTGCAGTACTACAGGGGTTCTCACAGCCCAGCCATTCATGCACCCTACACAGGACGAGCCATTTTCCATCCATTCAATGGATCTCTCTTGCTGGAGGACGTCCAGGAAAGCGACAGTGGCACCTACAAAGTGACTGTCAACGTGGGAGACAAGGAGAGCCTGAAAATCCTGCTGGAAGTCCTTA AGCCTGTGTCCCGCCCCCAGCTCCGAACCAGTGCTCTCATGGCCCAGGCCAGCGGTGAGGTGTTCTGCAAGGTGGCAGAGGGCAGGGTGGACACCATCGCCTGGAAGAAGGACAGGCAGCCTCTTCCCCCGGACAGAGGTTTTCGCCTCTCCAACAGCCTCAGCATTTTGTACCTGAGGCCAGCGAAGAAGTCAGACTGCGGCTCCTACTCCTGCAATGCCAGCAATGGGATAAGCTGGCAAGAAACCTCCCTGAACATCACCATTGCAG gtCTTTCCCCTCCCTTGCAGGATGTACTGAGGATTGCGGTGGTTGCTGTGGTCTTCGCTGCCGTCTCAGGATGGGGAATAATATTTCCTGTCTGCCAGTCTGAAAAGCTGAGAATAA GGGGGGAGCTGTGGAGGTGGCTGAGTGCCTACACCTGCGGGCTGGTGTGCATCGCCTCCATCCTGGCAGGCACCGCCGGGATCCTCTGGATGCGGGAGGAAG gtCCTTCAATTGCAATCATATTGCCAGAGATTGCCCTTACGTACGTGATGGTGGTAACCTTCCTGGTCTCTGCCACCGTGACCTTCCAGCCTACGAAGTTCATCCAACTCAGATCCAAAACAG CACAGCGCACGATGGGCTACGCTGCTCCCGGAGGAGTGGTTTCGGTGGTGCTGACAACCAGCTTCCTCATAAAGAACATCCACAATCGCCATG aagaaggatgCACAGAGTTCGTGGACGTGACCACCCTCGCGGTCAGCACTGCAGCTGTGTCGGCCCTCCCACTCCTTGCGATCTTACTCTGCT TGAACACCAGACACCACCCCCAGAGTACAACACCCTGTACCATGTGTTTGGTGACTCTCATGTGCTTCCTCCTGACACCTTGGAACAGATTTGGCCTTTTACAGATCACACGACTCAGGGATGGCTGA
- the LOC102096347 gene encoding endothelial cell-selective adhesion molecule isoform X4 — MLMRHPMELLGTSWVLLAGLLVPLSQAAEAVGPLERKAAAVGSSVLLPGPGNVTHIYFTQWEYFNGTSSRTILQYYRGSHSPAIHAPYTGRAIFHPFNGSLLLEDVQESDSGTYKVTVNVGDKESLKILLEVLKPVSRPQLRTSALMAQASGEVFCKVAEGRVDTIAWKKDRQPLPPDRGFRLSNSLSILYLRPAKKSDCGSYSCNASNGISWQETSLNITIAGLSPPLQDVLRIAVVAVVFAAVSGWGIIFPVCQSEKLRIRGELWRWLSAYTCGLVCIASILAGTAGILWMREEGPSIAIILPEIALTYVMVVTFLVSATVTFQPTKFIQLRSKTAQRTMGYAAPGGVVSVVLTTSFLIKNIHNRHEEGCTEFVDVTTLAVSTAAVSALPLLAILLCYHTTQGWLKGHESEWVDKARSFEMSQPSSKDAISMS, encoded by the exons ATGCTGATGCGCCATCCCATGGAGCTACTGGGGACCAGCTGGGTGCTCCTTGCAG GGCTGCTGGTGCCTTTGTCACAGGCTGCAGAAGCAGTGGGACCCCTTGAGAGAAAAGCTGCCGCTGTGGGATCCtcagtgctgcttcctgggCCGGGTAACGTCACACACATCTACTTCACACAGTGGGAGTACTTCAATGGCACCAGCTCCCGCACCATCCTGCAGTACTACAGGGGTTCTCACAGCCCAGCCATTCATGCACCCTACACAGGACGAGCCATTTTCCATCCATTCAATGGATCTCTCTTGCTGGAGGACGTCCAGGAAAGCGACAGTGGCACCTACAAAGTGACTGTCAACGTGGGAGACAAGGAGAGCCTGAAAATCCTGCTGGAAGTCCTTA AGCCTGTGTCCCGCCCCCAGCTCCGAACCAGTGCTCTCATGGCCCAGGCCAGCGGTGAGGTGTTCTGCAAGGTGGCAGAGGGCAGGGTGGACACCATCGCCTGGAAGAAGGACAGGCAGCCTCTTCCCCCGGACAGAGGTTTTCGCCTCTCCAACAGCCTCAGCATTTTGTACCTGAGGCCAGCGAAGAAGTCAGACTGCGGCTCCTACTCCTGCAATGCCAGCAATGGGATAAGCTGGCAAGAAACCTCCCTGAACATCACCATTGCAG gtCTTTCCCCTCCCTTGCAGGATGTACTGAGGATTGCGGTGGTTGCTGTGGTCTTCGCTGCCGTCTCAGGATGGGGAATAATATTTCCTGTCTGCCAGTCTGAAAAGCTGAGAATAA GGGGGGAGCTGTGGAGGTGGCTGAGTGCCTACACCTGCGGGCTGGTGTGCATCGCCTCCATCCTGGCAGGCACCGCCGGGATCCTCTGGATGCGGGAGGAAG gtCCTTCAATTGCAATCATATTGCCAGAGATTGCCCTTACGTACGTGATGGTGGTAACCTTCCTGGTCTCTGCCACCGTGACCTTCCAGCCTACGAAGTTCATCCAACTCAGATCCAAAACAG CACAGCGCACGATGGGCTACGCTGCTCCCGGAGGAGTGGTTTCGGTGGTGCTGACAACCAGCTTCCTCATAAAGAACATCCACAATCGCCATG aagaaggatgCACAGAGTTCGTGGACGTGACCACCCTCGCGGTCAGCACTGCAGCTGTGTCGGCCCTCCCACTCCTTGCGATCTTACTCTGCT ATCACACGACTCAGGGATGGCTGAAGGGACACGAGTCCGAGTGGGTGGACAAGGCAAG GTCCTTTGAAATGTCTCAGCCCAGCAGCAAGGATGCCATTTCCATGTCTTAG